AACGGCTGCTCGAGCTCTACGAGACGCGGCCGGACTTCATCCTGCCCGAGAGCCGGCGTAACGAGGTCGTATCCTTCGTCAAAGGCGGGCTGCGCGATCTATCGGTCAGCCGCACGACCTTCTCCTGGGGCGTACCGGTGCCGGGGGACGACAAGCACATCATGTACGTCTGGCTGGATGCCCTGACCAACTACATCACGGCGGTCGGCTATCCGGATACCGACACCGAGAGCTTCGAGGCTTTCTGGCCGGCCGATGTGCATATGGTCGGCAAGGATATCCTGCGGTTTCACGCCGTCTACTGGCCGGCCTTCCTGATGGCCGCGGGGCTGGAGCCGCCGCGCCGGATCTTCGCCCACGGCTGGCTGCTGAACAGCGGCGAGAAGATGTCCAAGTCGGTCGGCAATGTCCTGCGGCCGGACGAGCTGGTCGCGCGCTATGGCCTGGACCCGCTTCGCTACTATCTGCTGCGTGAGGTGCCCTTCGGTCAGGACGGCTACATCAGCCACGAGACGCTGATGGGCCGGATCAACAGCGACCTGGCCAACGACTTCGGCAATCTGTCTCAGCGGGTGCTGTCGATGGTGGCCAAGAACTGCAACGCCGTGGTGCCGCAGCCTGGAGATTTCTGCGATGCCGACCGCGCGTTGCTCGATGCCGCCGACGCTCTGCTGCCGACCTTGCGCGATCTTTACGACACCCAAGCCTTTCATCGGGCTCTGGAGCGGACCTGGCAGGTGGTCGGGGCGGCCAATCGCTATGTCGACGAGCAGGCGCCCTGGGCGCTGCGCAAGAGCGATCCGCCGCGGATGGAAACGGTGCTCTACGTGCTCTGCGAGGTCATCCGGCGTCTGGCGATTTACTGCCAGCCGGTGATGCCTCAGGCCATGGACAGGATGCTTGGGCAACTCTCGGTTCCGGAAGAGCACCGGACCTTCGCCGACCTCGGCCGCAAGCTCGAGCCGGGTACGCCCTTGCCTAAGCCGGAGCCGGTCTTTCCGCGTCTTTTGGAAAGCGAAGAGACGCGGGAGGCAACGAAGGCCTGATGCTGGTCGATTCCCACTGTCATCTCGACTACCTGGACAAGGATGGCGACCTGGAGGACGTAGTCGCCCGCGCCCGCCGTGCCGGCGTCGGCCGGATGGTGACGATCTGCACCAAGCTCAGCGAGTTCGAGCAGGTGAAGGCGATCGCGGCCCGCTACGAGGATGTGACCTGCAGCGTCGGCGTTCACCCGCATGAGGCCGGTACCGAAGGGGTCGAGGGACCCGAACCGCTGGTCGAACGGGCGGAAGACCCTTTGGTGGTCGGCATCGGGGAAACGGGGCTGGACTACTTCTACGAGCACAGCCCACGGGCGGCTCAGGCGGTGTCCTTCCGCGCCCATATTCGGGCGGCGCGCATTACCGGGCTGCCGCTCATCGTCCATGCCCGAGATGCCGACGACGACACCGTTACGTTGCTGCGCGAGGAGCAGGCTGCGGGTGGACCCTTTCCCGGTGTCATCCACTGCTTCACGGCGGGACCGGACTTGGCGCGGGCGGCTCTGGAGCTCGGTCTCTACATCTCGCTCGCCGGTATCGTCACCTTCAAGAAGGCCGAGGATCTGCGCCGGACCGTCTCCGAGGTGCCCTTGGAGCGATTGCTCGTCGAGACGGACTCGCCCTACCTCGCGCCGATGCCCAATCGCGGCAAGCGCAACGAGCCGGCCTTCGTCGTGCACACCGCCGCCAAGCTGGCTGAGATCAAGGGGGTCTCGGCCGAGGAGCTGGCCGCGGCGACCAGCGAGAACTTTTTCCGTCTGTTCAACAGGGTCGAGCGGCCGGCGGTAGCATGAAGATCACCGTGCTAGGCAGTGGCGGGTCCAACGGCGTTCCGCTCGCCGGCGGCAGGCCGGGCGGAACTTTCGGTGAAGGGGTCGATCCCGAGGAGCCCAAGAACTGGCGGCGGCGCGTCTCAGCTCTAGTTGAGACTCGGGACAAGACCATCTTGATCGACTGCTCCCCGGACCTGCGTCTGCAGTTGCTCGACAACCGAATCACCCGGGTCGACGCCGTGCTTTTCACCCATGCCCACGCCGATCATTGCCATGGTTTGGACGAGCTCCGCACGCTCTCCTACACTCAGAAGGGTCCGATTGCGGCTTACATGAGTCCGCAGACCCGCAGCGATCTCATCGGCAAGTTCGACTACGTCTTCACCTCAAGTCACCCCCAGGCGAAGCTCTACCCCGCCATCATGGCGGATCATGCGGTGGAGGGGGCTTTCGAAGCGGCCGGCGTTCCGGCTGTGATTTTCGATCAAGACCACGGCAATGTCGTCTCGAGCGGATTTCGCATCGGCCCCTTCGCCTACTCCACGGACTGCGTTACGTTGGATGAAGCGGCCTTCGCCGCTTTGGAAGGGATTGAGGTGTGGATTGTCGATTGTCTGCGCTTCGAACCGCATCCGACCCATACTCATTTCGACCGAACGCTTGAGTGGATCGCGCGCGTCAAGCCGAAACGCGCCGTTCTGACCCATCTCAACCATACTATGGACTACGCCACCGTCGCCGCCCGCTGCCCCGAGGGCGTCGAACCGGGCTACGATGGTCTGGTCATTGAACTGGCGGGGACCCCGTGATTTTGGATTTACAGAAGTTGACCCCACCCAAAAGCCCGAACTGGCATTTGGTCGTCCCCAACGGCTGGGCGCATACCCATGCCCTCGGTCGCGCGCCGCGCTTCGATGTTCCTCTGGACCTGCTGCGCGAGGCCTTGGTTGCCGTCGCGGCGCAGGAGCCGCGCTGTCATCTGCTTGCGCTGGACCAGGAGGCCCGGCAGGCGGAGTTCGAGCAGAAGAGCCGCCTCTTCGGTTTTGCCGACCGTATCGTCGTGGAATTCGTGGCCTTGGGCAACGGCGCCTCGACACTCGCCCTCTACTCCTACTCGCTCAAGGGCTATTGGGACCTGGGCGTCAACCGGAAGCGCCTGGAACGCTGGCTTGCCGCACTGCCGTCCCAGGTCGCACATCTGGTTGCGGCCTAGACCGGATCGCGATCGGTCAGAACACGTCGCGGGCCCCGTTTCCTTTTGACGCCCTTTCCGACAGCGGCTCCTATGGTCAGTCCAAGGGCCAGTCCGAGCCCCAGACCCGTCCCCATACGCCTAAAGCCGCACCGAAAGCCGACCCGAAGGTAAGGCCAAGGGCCAGTCCGACGCCGGTATAATGCGCGACGGGGTCCTTTGCCTTGGCGGGACCGGCTGTTCAACATCTCCTTGGATCGATGCGGACCGAGCGACAGGCGGAGATCGGGTTGCATCGCAGAGCCTCCGTGTCGATAGTCCTACCCGCCTTCCGAATGGTAAAGTCGGAGGTGATCCCGTTTAACGAGAGGATAACGATTTAACCATGCAGACCACCCTGACGTCCTGGGCACCCCAGGTCCTGAGTATCACGCGTTGCGTTGCGGGCCTCATCTTCATGGCCCACGGCACTCAGAAGCTTCTCGGTTTCCCCGCGACCGAGCGCATGCCTGAAGCCTTCTCAATGTTATGGACGGCCGGCGTCATCGAACTGGTCTGCGGCGCACTGCTCGTCATCGGACTCCTGACTCGCCCAGCGGCTTTTCTGGCCTCGGGACTGATGGCCTCGGCCTACTGGATCGCGCACGCCCCGCGCGACGTCTTTCCGGCGAACAACGGCGGCGACGCGGCGATCCTCTACTGCTTCCTGTTCCTCTATCTCGTCTTCGCCGGCCCGGGTCCCTGGAGCATCGATGCCGCTCGGAAACGGTGAGTCGCTGTGCTTCGACCCAATCGCTTTCTTTGCTGCCAAACGATGCGCCTGCTTGTTCGCCGGCAGGTCGATTCTTGCTAGGGTTTCGAAGCCGGCAGATCATGGAAACCGAGTTCAATGGAATTCGACTGGCACAGAGATACGATCGTCCGTGAAACGCCAGTGACGGCGAATTATAGGAGCACGCAGAACGTGCGCCGATTCCTGAAGTCTCACTGTGGCGCGAGCTTCAAGTTCGACCGGTCTTTGATGCTCTGGACAAGAGACGGCACCGAAAAGACCATGGGCGACGTGGCCGACGAATGGACGAAACGGAATTCTTAGCTCAGCCGGATGCCAGCTCCGGCCAGATCTTCCTCCCGGCAAGACATACCGCTGCCGCTATCTTCCTGCTTCGATCGCCGAGTCCCGAGCCTTAGATCAGAACAGAAAGATCCGGCCATTCCATGCGGTAAGTCTCGACCGTATGCCCCATGAGGTCTTCCGGTCCGCGGTGGGCGACATGAGCGCCGAGGCGCAGGTAGAAGCGAACGGCTGCTTCGTTCGCCGCGAAAACCCGAAGATGGGCGCCGTAGTAGCCGTCCTGGCCGAGCCGTCTGGCGGCATCTCTCATCAGCCGCGCACCGAGACCGCGCCCGCGGCTGTCCGCGGCGACATGCAGGTTGTCGATGTAGGCGCTGTCGGGCCTGTTCGCCTCTTGGCAGGCATAGATGAAACCGCCGAGCCGCGCGTCGGACTCGGCCAACAGCAACAGACCGCCTCGCCCCGGCGTGGGGGCCAGCCGTTCTTGCCATTTGGCGGCGAGGTCTTCGGCAAGGGCTCCGTCGAGATAGGCGTCGGGCAGCAGCCCGCGGTAGCTGTCCCGCCAGGAGGCCAGGTGCAGAGCGGCTACGGCTTCGCAGTCTGAGGGCGCGCCGTCGCGCAGCGCGACGAGGTCGATCTCCGTCACCGCCGTGCGGGCTCCTCGATCCAGAGAGTTTCGGTTCGGTAGACCCCGAACTGCGCGCCTGGGTTCCAGTTGTAGATCGCCGTCTCGGGCAGATTGTGCAGACCCTCGCGCGCCACCACGGGCTGCGGAATCTGGGCCACAAGGCCGAAGGAAAAGACCTGCTCCGCATTGATCTCAAGGATCCGCTGCCAGGCGGCCAGGCGTCCCGCCCTGTCGGGAGCGGTCTGCCAATCCTGGTAGAGCTCCATCAGCTCAAGCGCGACTGGCAGGTCGGGCGCCTCGCCCGACTGACCCTTCGTCTCGAAGTACTGACCCCACTTCGGCCATTGATAGCTGTGCTGCTGAACCGGCACGAATTCGTTGGGCGGAAGATCCGCGGTCGGAATGCCGTTTTCCAGGCCGAAGGACATGGTCATCAGGGTGTCGCCGGCGAAGATCCGGTTGCGCAGCACTTCGCGCTGCAACGGCTTGATGAACAGCTTGATGCCGAGTCCGGCCCAGGCCTCCTTCGCCAACTCGAGGATATCGGTTTCCTGAAGGTTCTCGCCGGCGGTCTCCACGACGATTTCCATCGGCCGCCCGTCGGGCAGCAGGCGAACGCCGCGGCTGTTGCGCTTGCCCAGCCCGACCTCGTCCAGCAGGGCGTTGGCTGCGGTGCTGTCGAACTGCGCCCAGGCCTGACGATGTGTCTCGTCATGCAGCGGGGAGGCGGGGAGCACGGCTTGGTTGCCCGTAAGCCCGAGACCGAAATAGATGACCTGATTGATCAGCTCCCGGTCGATGGCGAGCGAGAGCGCGCGGCGAACCCTGACATCCCGGAACAGGTCGCGCCAAACCGCATCCTTGGCGTTCAGGTTGGGGTAAAGCGCCAGTTCGGAGGGTCGCACGGTTTCCCAGAGCCGCACGTTGTAGCCGCCGCGTTCCTCACCTTCCTTGAGGAAGGTATAGTCCGAGAAGTTGAGGCCGCGCGATTGAAGGTCGGAATCCCCGGCGCCTGTCTTGATCGGCAATAGCGAGCCGCCGACCACGTCGAGCACGAAGTGATCCAGGTAGGGAAGCTGCAGCCCCTCCGGATCGATCCGATGGAAGTAGGGGTTGCGCTCGGCCACGAAGCGCTGGCTCGGCGGCTTCGTGATCAGCCGCCAGGGTTGCAGCACCGGCAGGTCCGGATTGTCGAAGCCGTAGAGACTATCCATGCGGTTGTGCAGCTGCGCCCAGTTCCGCAGCCCCAGGTCCTCGGCCTTCGCCTGCAGGGCCGCCGGATCGCTGTGGGCTGGGTGGAACTGTTTCAGGTAGTGAGCCGGGGCATAGATGAAGAGCGGCCGCGCTCCGGCCAGCGCCGGCAGGAAGAAGGGGTTGGGCGCCGACCAGCTATAGCGCACGGTGGTCTCGTCGAGCACCTCGAAGACCGGCGCTTCTCCGTTTACGAGCAGGGTGATCGGCGGGCCGGCGGGAAAGCGCTT
This genomic stretch from Algihabitans albus harbors:
- the metG gene encoding methionine--tRNA ligase, which translates into the protein MSDQRKRYYVTTPIYYVNDVPHLGHAYTTLACDALARFMRLDGRRVMFLTGTDEHGQKVEKSAQKAGKDPKTFTDEVSQNFRQLAADMNYSNDDFIRTTEQRHLRASQAIWSKLVESGDLYLDSYAGWYAVRDEAFYGEDELTRTETGKLVAPSGAEVEWVEEPSYFFRLSAWQERLLELYETRPDFILPESRRNEVVSFVKGGLRDLSVSRTTFSWGVPVPGDDKHIMYVWLDALTNYITAVGYPDTDTESFEAFWPADVHMVGKDILRFHAVYWPAFLMAAGLEPPRRIFAHGWLLNSGEKMSKSVGNVLRPDELVARYGLDPLRYYLLREVPFGQDGYISHETLMGRINSDLANDFGNLSQRVLSMVAKNCNAVVPQPGDFCDADRALLDAADALLPTLRDLYDTQAFHRALERTWQVVGAANRYVDEQAPWALRKSDPPRMETVLYVLCEVIRRLAIYCQPVMPQAMDRMLGQLSVPEEHRTFADLGRKLEPGTPLPKPEPVFPRLLESEETREATKA
- a CDS encoding TatD family hydrolase; protein product: MLVDSHCHLDYLDKDGDLEDVVARARRAGVGRMVTICTKLSEFEQVKAIAARYEDVTCSVGVHPHEAGTEGVEGPEPLVERAEDPLVVGIGETGLDYFYEHSPRAAQAVSFRAHIRAARITGLPLIVHARDADDDTVTLLREEQAAGGPFPGVIHCFTAGPDLARAALELGLYISLAGIVTFKKAEDLRRTVSEVPLERLLVETDSPYLAPMPNRGKRNEPAFVVHTAAKLAEIKGVSAEELAAATSENFFRLFNRVERPAVA
- a CDS encoding MBL fold metallo-hydrolase — protein: MKITVLGSGGSNGVPLAGGRPGGTFGEGVDPEEPKNWRRRVSALVETRDKTILIDCSPDLRLQLLDNRITRVDAVLFTHAHADHCHGLDELRTLSYTQKGPIAAYMSPQTRSDLIGKFDYVFTSSHPQAKLYPAIMADHAVEGAFEAAGVPAVIFDQDHGNVVSSGFRIGPFAYSTDCVTLDEAAFAALEGIEVWIVDCLRFEPHPTHTHFDRTLEWIARVKPKRAVLTHLNHTMDYATVAARCPEGVEPGYDGLVIELAGTP
- a CDS encoding DUF1499 domain-containing protein, giving the protein MTPPKSPNWHLVVPNGWAHTHALGRAPRFDVPLDLLREALVAVAAQEPRCHLLALDQEARQAEFEQKSRLFGFADRIVVEFVALGNGASTLALYSYSLKGYWDLGVNRKRLERWLAALPSQVAHLVAA
- a CDS encoding DoxX family protein, coding for MQTTLTSWAPQVLSITRCVAGLIFMAHGTQKLLGFPATERMPEAFSMLWTAGVIELVCGALLVIGLLTRPAAFLASGLMASAYWIAHAPRDVFPANNGGDAAILYCFLFLYLVFAGPGPWSIDAARKR
- a CDS encoding DUF6434 domain-containing protein, with translation MEFDWHRDTIVRETPVTANYRSTQNVRRFLKSHCGASFKFDRSLMLWTRDGTEKTMGDVADEWTKRNS
- a CDS encoding GNAT family N-acetyltransferase, which produces MTEIDLVALRDGAPSDCEAVAALHLASWRDSYRGLLPDAYLDGALAEDLAAKWQERLAPTPGRGGLLLLAESDARLGGFIYACQEANRPDSAYIDNLHVAADSRGRGLGARLMRDAARRLGQDGYYGAHLRVFAANEAAVRFYLRLGAHVAHRGPEDLMGHTVETYRMEWPDLSVLI
- a CDS encoding ABC transporter substrate-binding protein, producing the protein MTICLPHLRCLPICSLLVPLLFVTVSVFSAAAAEVETLERSDSPLPGTFAEPPLLAERVAAGDLPPIGERLPELPLVADFDGKTLGQPGGKLLMLVGRNKDVRLFTVYGYARLVGFDETFELVPDLLQKVEVEEGRIFTLHLRPGHRWSDGHPFTAADFRYWWEDMANNDKRFPAGPPITLLVNGEAPVFEVLDETTVRYSWSAPNPFFLPALAGARPLFIYAPAHYLKQFHPAHSDPAALQAKAEDLGLRNWAQLHNRMDSLYGFDNPDLPVLQPWRLITKPPSQRFVAERNPYFHRIDPEGLQLPYLDHFVLDVVGGSLLPIKTGAGDSDLQSRGLNFSDYTFLKEGEERGGYNVRLWETVRPSELALYPNLNAKDAVWRDLFRDVRVRRALSLAIDRELINQVIYFGLGLTGNQAVLPASPLHDETHRQAWAQFDSTAANALLDEVGLGKRNSRGVRLLPDGRPMEIVVETAGENLQETDILELAKEAWAGLGIKLFIKPLQREVLRNRIFAGDTLMTMSFGLENGIPTADLPPNEFVPVQQHSYQWPKWGQYFETKGQSGEAPDLPVALELMELYQDWQTAPDRAGRLAAWQRILEINAEQVFSFGLVAQIPQPVVAREGLHNLPETAIYNWNPGAQFGVYRTETLWIEEPARR